In the genome of Mastomys coucha isolate ucsf_1 unplaced genomic scaffold, UCSF_Mcou_1 pScaffold21, whole genome shotgun sequence, the window GCCTCATGGGATGTTCCCTATGATCGTcggactgaagaagagaagactaggacctggtttactgatggctctgcatgttatgcaggcaccacccagaagtggacagctgcagctGTACCCCTTCCCAGGGCAACCCTGAAAGATATAGGTgggcctggcgagatggcttagcgggtaagagcactgactgctcttccgaaggtcctgagttcgaatcccagcaaccacatggtggctcacaaccatccataatgagatcggacgccctcttctggtgtgtctgaagacagctacagtgaattacgtcggagcgagcagggccggcagcggtcctgagttcaattcccagcagccacacacatgatggttcacagccatctgtacagctacagtgcactcatactcataaaataaataaaataaatctttaaaaaacaataataataaaaaaaagatatagttGAAGGAAAAttttcacagtgggcagaacttcgggcagtacacatggtattacagtttgtttggaagaagaaatggccataTGTACGAttgattgttcactgactcatgggctgtagccaatggattggctggatggtcagggacctggaaagatcacgactgaaaaattggtgagaaagacatctggggaagaagtatgtggatagatctctccaaatgggcagaggatgtgaagatatttgtgttcCATGTAAATACTCACCAAAAGGTGGCTTCATCtgaggagttcaataatcaagtggaTAAGATGACCCGTTCagtggacagtcagcctctttccccagccatccctgtcattgctcaatgggcacatgaacaaagtggtcatggtggccaagatggaggttatgcttgggctcaacaacatggacgtccactcaccaaggctgacctggctacagctgctgctgaatgccagatctgccaacaacagcaaccaacatTGAGCCTCAGATATGACACCATTCctcgaggtgaccagccagcaacctgggtggcaggttgactacattggaccacttcctccatggaaaggacaaaattttgttcttactggagtagacacttattctggttatggatttgcctttcctgcacaaaacgcttctgccaaaaccaccatccatgGACTCACTGAATGCCTTANNNNNNNNNNNNNNNNNNNNNNNNNNNNNNNNNNNNNNNNNNNNNNNNNNNNNNNNNNNNNNNNNNNNNNNNNNNNNNNNNNNNNNNNNNNNNNNNNNNNNNNNNNNNNNNNNNNNNNNNNNNNNNNNNNNNNNNNNNNNNNNNNNNNNNNNNNNNNNNNNNNNNNNNNNNNNNNNNNNNNNNNNNNNNNNNNNNNNNNNNNNNNNNNNNNNNNNNNNNNNNNNNNNNNNNNNNNNNNNNNNNNNNNNNNNNNNNNNNNNNNNNNNNNNNNNNNNNNNNNNNNNNNNNNNNNNNNNNNNNNNNNNNNNNNNNNNNNNNNNNNNNNNNNNNNNNNNNNNNNNNNNNNNNNNNNNNNNNNNNNNNNNNNNNNNNNNNNNNNNNNNNNNNNNNNNNNNNNNNNNNNNNNNNNNNNNNNNNNNNNNNNNNNNNNNNNNNNNNNNNNNNNNNNNNNNNNNNNNNNNNNNNNNNNNNNNNNNNNNNctcttagtacttccatgtcctatgattaaagtcaatgggaaattacaacaacctaatccaagcaggatgacagaGGATGCAGACCCATCAaaaatgaaggtatgggtcactcctccaggaaaagagccaagacctgctgaggtgcttgctgagggggaaggaaatacagaatgggtagtagaggagggtagttataaataccagctaaggccatgtaatcagttgcagaaacgaggattataaagtaatatgaatgcttctgtcttattttgttaagaatacattttctttcttccaatttttttaacatcaattggtatttgaGACACTAAATGAATGTTCCCAAaggacattgccccattgtaaatttacaaatgcgtTTGCGATTAtacgaggaatagttatatcatgttaggcatattcatgattttgctattgtttcatgtggacatgagatattatttgtgtcaagttgacaaggggtggattgtagtggctattcctggttgtcaacttgactatatctgaaatgaactacaatccagaattagaaggctcacctgtggtcctaatctggaggctgagagatacaagtttctgacctggatcttggcatggagaacttgaggtatagtggctatgaatcccagaagattaagatagaaagatctatgagttcaagatcatctgggattaaaggtgtggtggcacaacctttaatctggaccacaccttttgctggagacctatataaggacactggaaggaaggctctctctgcttcatctgcttgccttgtgggactgagcagctgctggatcctgggacttccattcacagctgctgccgaccattgttgggagttggactacagactgtaagtcatcaataaattcctttactacatagagactaccataaattctgtgactctagagaatcctgactaatacagagccCAATAACAAATTCCTGAATGTTGTAAAATTCCACATCATTTCCTCAAGGAAAATTAGGATTCTGTGATATAGAGGGCATTCCATCTTGGCTGATGTAGTAAAAGACAAAATGTTatgtctacttttattttttttttaagaaagggtctctAGTAAAACAATAGCTAGATATGAAGTCACTATATACCTATGCTATATACAActcttgattcttctgcctcaattTTCCAATTACTACAATTGAGGCATGCACTACTATACAATCTCTAAAACTTTCTGAATGTACAGCCTTGTGGTGGTTAGAATATGCTTGGCCCGTGGGAattagcactattagaaggtgtgccAATGTtggaggccttgttggaggaagcgagTGACTGGTCTATGAGGTCTTatgcttaagctctgcccagAGCAATGGAGatccttctcctggctgcctgaagaagagagtcctctcctggctgccttcagatcatgATGTAGAACCCTCCTACCATGTTTGTCTGAAGACCGCTAtgtttcccactatgatgataatagactgaacctctgaaactataagccagtgcCAATTTTCCTGTGTaaggtcacggtgtctcttcacagcaatgaaaccctaagacaagccCCAAATACccatataaaaaggaaaatacgATCAGCATAGGAAATTGTTAACAACTTTAAATATGGGTAATGATCTAGAAGCGAGTTCTTGACTACTTTAAGTTTTCCATATGCATAAAAAACATCATACATTTTCCAAGTAGTTTCAATTTGGCTATTTTGGTTGTTATGAGAAGACCACCAGAGAGACCACTCAGACAGCATATAGTCAACTGAAAGTCTATTCCAGCCAGCTCTGAGTACATTCAGGTATTTGGGATCCAAGTATACCTCCAAGCACTTAGAGCAAACCCCACATACTATTATCTTGCTCAACAGCTGCAGGAAGAGCTTTTGCCCAAGCAGTAAGTTTAAAAGAGGCCAAGATAAGCAGGTAGCTGGACACAGGCCATTTAACATATGCCAGGATAAGTTATCAGAGACAAATTGACCTCTAGTTCCTAGAACAGAGTTGAGTAATATTCCACGAGATTCTCCATCAAGGAAATTCTAGTCAAACCTGGAATGACGTCAGCAAGAATAAGAGATGGAGGATACTGTGGACTTAAATGTGTAGTCTATCTTCCGGTGTGGGCAGAGGGCATAAATAATcagttttaactttttaaatgggTATAAACTCTTTAGAAAGTACTTACTCATCAATGACTCTATCTTTAAAATCTCTACACAAATAATTAATGAATGGACTCACAATTCAGATTCTTTCATGTATCCAGAAtgaagttatttgaaatttaatagTGAACGAATGCATGTGGCTTTCCTAAGCCATCTAAAGTACAATTATCCTTTCATAACAGCTACATTAATGTTGATGAAAGCAAGAACACTGTAGAAGCCACTTTACAGAACATGAATACTGACCAAATACTCTCAAGGATTTTATTATCTATTACCGCCCTGTTGCTACAACTTTGGCTGGTGCTGTTAGCCATtaacaaattataaaaaacaaagtaaacactCAGTCTAATAGTATTGCAGGAGCAGTGGGATGTTAATGGTGATAGCGAAGTCATCTCAGATAGACCTGGTTCCAATAACTGCTCTCCCTAAGTTGACTGTCCTGGGTGACTGATGATTGATAAATTAAGATTATACAAACTAACAAAAGAAGAGTAAATCAAAATAATGCTGGCTCCCCTGTATTTATGGCATTTAAAGACATTCTCAACAGAGTACCTCCTCTGAACAACAGACTTCCCACATTCACATTTTCAAAGGGTTTTCCCATTAGGAATATATTAATACTCTGATGTTGCCCAAACCAAAAGGCATACTAAAGTTCTTCCCACAATCTTTTCGGTCACAGACTTAACAATATAAGTGCTCTGATCTTCAGTAAAATTTTCATACAAAGGCTTGTTCACATTCCTTACATGCACAGGACTCCTGATGATCATGGATTTTCTGATATTGTGTAAGCTCATCATTTACAAAAAAGGCTTTCACACAGTCTTTGCATTTATAGGGTTTCAGATCTACCTGTCCTTTCTGAAGAGCTTTAAGAGCTTTGCTATTTCTCTATGTTCCTACATTCCTTGTATTCAAAAGGTTTCATACCAGCATGGATTCTTTTATGTTGAAGACCTAATCTCCAACTGAAGTTATTTCCACATTCTTTACAGTGACAAGGTTTTACACTGGTATGAATTCTCCAATATGCACTGAAGGATGAACTAATTCTAAACATTTTCTCCTACTtcttacattcatagggtttctcactAGTACAGAATTTTTAATATACAAGTAGCTTAGAATTATTGTTAAAGGCCTTTTCACATTCTTTATATTCATAAGGCTTCTACTAATATGAACTCTAGAGCACAATCAGCTTGATTTTTGACTAAAGGCCTCGACATATTCTTAACATTGGTAAGGTTTCTCATCAGTGTGAATCACAATCATGAGTTCTCTCATGAATTCTAAGACTTGGACCATGAACAAAGCCTTTCCACATTCCTTGGACTGACAGGGATTCACATCAGTATGAATTTTCTAATGTTCATTAAGTTGGTACTAAGTCTGAAGGCTGACCAGCGCTACTCACATTCAAAGGATTTCTTTCCAGCATGAATGTTCTGGTGCCTAGTAAGCTCAGCCAGAACAGTGAAGGCCTCTCCACATTCCTTACACTAAATGAGTCTCTCATCAGAATCAATTTTCTGATGTTGTATGAAGTTTGAACAATTAAAGGATTTCCCACACTCATTACATTCATATGGTTTCACAGCAGCATGAATAACCCCATGTCAAGCAAGAGTGGAAACATGCTTGAAGGACTTCCCACATTCCTTGTATTCAAAGATTTTAAcctgaataaattattttatggctCTTAAGATGAAAGGCCTCTCCACACTCTTTACCGTCTCACCATTATGAAATCTCTGGTGGCGAATAAGATGTATATTAAGTCTAAAGACTTTTCCACATTTCTTACAGTCAAAGGGTTTCTTTCCAGTGTGAATACTCTGATGCTCAGTAAAATTTGAACTTCTACGAAAGAATTTCCCACAATCCTTGCACTGATAGGGTTTTTCaccagtatgaattctctgatgttgACTAAGTAGGGATTGAAGTCTGAAGGCTGACCCACACAGCTTACATTTGAAAGGTTTCAAATTAGTGTGAATACTCTGATGCTCAGTAAAATTTGACCTTCGACGAAAGAATTTCCCACATTCCTTGCACTGGTATGGCTTCACAtcagtatgaattctctgatgttgACTAAGTAGGGACTGAAGTCTGAAGGCTGATCCACACAGCTTACATTTGAAAGGTTTCAAATTAGTATGAATACTCCTATGCTCAGTAAAATTTGAACTTCTACGAAAGAATTTCCCACATTCCTTGCACTGATAGGGTTTTTCaccagtatgaattctctgatgttgACTAAGTAGGGACTGAAGTCTAAAGGCTGACCCACACAGCTTACATTTGAAAGGTTTCACATTGGTGTGAATACTCAGATGCTCAGTAAAATTTGACCTTCGACGAAAGAATTTCCCACATTCCTTGCACTGGTATGGCTTCACAtcagtatgaattctctgatgttgACTAAGTAGGGACTGAAGTCGGAAGGCTGATCCACACAGCGTACACTTGAAAGGTTTCACATTGGTGTGAATACTCAGATGCTCAGTAAAATTTGAGCGTCGACTAAAGAATTTTCCACATTCCTTGCATTGATATAGTTTCACATCAGTATGGATTCTCTGATGTTCAGTAAGGTGGTACTTACGTCTGAAGACTGAACCACACAGCTTACACTTGAAAGGTTTCTCATCAGTGTGAGTTTTCTGATGCTCAGAAAGGTATACCTGAAGCCGAAAAGCCTTCCCACATATATGACACCCAAAGGCTTTCTCACTGGTATGAATACTCTGGTGTTGCATACGGTAGGAGCCACCACTGAATATGTTTCCACACTGTTTACATTCAAATGATTTCTTTCCATTATGAATGTTCTGGGGCTGAGTGATGAGCTGTGCTAGAAGAGTGAAGGCATTTCCACATTCCTTACACTGCAATGGTTTCTTAGCAGAATGAATTTTCTGATGTCGCATAAAGTTTGAGCGACGATTAAAGGCTTTTCCACACTCATTACATTCATATGGTTTCACACCAGCATGAATAATCCTGTGTTGAACAAGGCTGGAGTCATGCTTGAAAGAtttaccacattcattacattcaaAAGGTCTCTCGCCACTGTGAGCTTTGTGATGTCTTGTGAGCTGTTGGGGGAGTctgaaggccttcccacactcctgacactcatagggcttctctccagtatgaatacTCTGATGCTGAGTAAGAGTTGACCCACAACTAAAGTACTTCCCACACTCTTTACATTCATACGCATTTTCTATACTGTGAGTTAGAGTGTGGCAAGTATAAGGAGGCATTTTTTCCTTGTTAGTAATCTTCTGATCAGCATCTCCTTCTTGACAACCTTGTAGTCCCTTGAATGTACTACAGTTGTGGCCATTACTAAAACTGGACCCCTTGAGTTCAAAAGTTTCACTTATTTGCTTTATGGTCTGTTTGGGTAaatttatagtatatatgtggTTGTCTGGAGATATTTTTTGAGCTTTATAATCTGACtccaaatctgaaaaaaaaaaaagaagaaaacaagaatattttatttttctataaccaTATATTACAGAATGGCCTGACTCTAAAGCATTTTCTGAGAAGCTAAACTAGAGCAAGGAGAACAACAATAATGaacttttatttaagaaaatactcttTACAGTAGATCACTTGGAAATGGAAAGGCGTGTCTGCTTATTGAGACTAATTATACTGAAATAATCTTATGTGTTTTTTGCATAATACACACTTCTGGGTCAAGTTTTTTgaagcaattaatgaaaaaaataacatcatacaaatacaaaatatatgtcaTACATTAAGAAAACTGTCAGGGAACGAAAACCTCATAAgggggggatgtgtgtgtgtgtgtgtatgtgtataaacatcTGTGGTGGTGGTAATACAAATGGTAATAATACCAGCAACAAGGAACCAGAGTTACCAGGAtcgtaagttccagaccagcttgacCTATGTACTGAAACTGTCTGATAAAAATAGGAGcaagctaaaaagaaaagagaaagcaagcggGAGAGAattcattgtaattttttttttttttttaaagagtaaggCTCTCTGGCCAGGGAACAGGTAGGCTAACTTCAGATCCTTAcctatctctcctctcctccaaatccaatcaTCTAATCTCATCCCTAGATCTGTACAGAccacctgctgcagcctccctGTCCCCATCGTGCAGAGCTCTATCTCTAAACTTACTTTTGCCCACTCACTGCTTGATCCCAATGCACAGTTCCAACAGGTAGGCCCTGAAATTTGAAGGTCACTCTAGCCAGTGAAATAGGTAGGCTAACAAGCAGATCTTTACCTCACCTCATCTCCTCCAACTCCAATCCTCAGTCTCACCCCCTAGCTCTGGAGCGGATCACCTGCTGTAGCCTCTCCTCACTCTTAGACCCCATTCCCGGGGGACTAAGCAGATCTAGATGAAcacctgctttcctccctcctctagAATCCTTCAACACTCCTAAGTGTCAGTtcccaatacctagaaacacatttaaCACATATAAACACCTAGAACCCCTAGTGGCAACCCCTATCAGGACCCCCGAAGAACTTCCTTCCAGGCAACACAACCACCACACTTTCCTAAGAACCaaagaaagcaacagaaagcaaagcacacccaacaaagacaagaccagatttCAGCACCTCGAATTACAATTTTCCCAAACCCAAATGTCTATATGCCATGTTACACAAAAACACAATACCAGTCAGGACAGAATGTCTGCACTAAAGCCTAGCAACCCACTACAGTAGGACCTGAGTACTGCAACATAGGTGAAGCACAAGAGAAAGCCATTAAAATAGCCTTGATTACTATGATAGAGGCCATTAGACAAGAATGAAGAAATCCTTTTaaataaatctatgaaaacacaattcataaatgaaataaaataattagacaGTTCAAGCCCTCAGAGTACaagtagaatcaataaagaaaacccaaactgaggaaCATCTGGAAGTTAgggattagaaaagaaaacttggagGAAAGTCTCacaaacagaacacaagagatggaagacagaatagCAGACATTGAAGACACGATAGTAAAAATGGGTActtctgtcaaagaaaatgtaaagctaAAAATGTTCCTGGTATGAATCATCTAGGAAATCAGGGATACCAAGAAAAGATCATATCTAGAAATaagaacagaggaaggaggagagacctaagtcaaaggcaagaaaatatttttaacaaaatgataaaagaaaattccCCAATCTAAAGAATGAAATGCCTATCAAGGTACAGGAAGCAATCAGAATACCAATTACacgggaccagaaaagaaagttccctcggcacataataatcaaaacactaaacatacagaacaaagaaagaatattaaaaggtatAAGAGAAAAAAGACCAAGAATCATAAAAAGGCAGACTTACTAGAATAACACATGACTTCTCAATCGAGACTTAAGTAACCAGGATAGACTGGACAGATGTAccacagactctaagagaccatagaTCCAGCCCAGACTAGTATATCCAGGAAAAATTTCTAACACCACAGATGGATAAGAGATACTtcatgataaaatcaaatttaagctATGTCTATATACAAATCTACCCTATAAAAGTTACTAGAatagtggttctcacccttcctaatgctgtgaccctttcatagAGTTTCTCATGTGGTAGTGACTCCCACCATAAAACTTTtttgttgccgggcggtggtggcgcacgcctttaatcccagcatttgggaggcagaggcaggcggatttctgagttcgaggccagcctggtctacagagtgagttccaggacagccagggcaacacagagaaaccctgtcccaaaaatacaaaaaaaaacaaaaaaaacaaaaaacaaaaaacaaaaacaaaaaaaactaaaaaacaaaaaaacaaaaaacttttttgttacttcataataattttgttactgttataaatcataatgtaaacatctgatatttcTGATTGTCTTAGGCACCTCCCATCAAAGGGTCacaagtttgagaaccactgtactagaaggaaaactccagccTAAAGAAGTTAACCACACTCAAAAACCACAAGTAATAATCCCAGATTAGCAAATGAAAAGATGAGAAACACACACCAGCACAACaaagtaagagaaataaaaaacattgCTCATTGATCTCTCTCAACATCAACCAATGGTCTCTACTCCCCAGTAAAAGGACACAGGCCCACAGACTGGATTCAGAAacctgctgcatccaagaaacattaacacctcagggtaaaaggatggaaaaaaatattccatttccaagcaaatggaattGCTTGAGCAATCtggtatagccattttaatatctgacaaaatagagtTCAAACCAAAACTATTTAGAAGTGATAAGGACAATACATgatcatcaaaaacaaaacaaaacaccaacatatATGCACTGAATAGAAAGCAttcaagtttgtaaaagaaacaatatttctGCTTAAATCACATATGCTAATGTAGACTAGCATTAATAATAATAGGAGACTACAGTACCATGTCTCTCTAACagtcaaactaaacagagaaatgctggcaTTAACtgaaattataaaccaaatgacCCAACAGATATTATAGAACATATCACCCAAAcacaagagaatataccttcttggCGCCCCATCAatctttctccaaaattaaccacatACTTCGACAAAAAGCAAGTctcaaaagacacagaaaattcaaataacaCCTTGCATTCTATCCAACCACTATGGAttaaacaataacagaaaagttACAAACTcgtagaaactgaacaactcatcactgaagaaaacatgagtaaaagatagaaattaagaaattaaaagactttctagaattgaatgaaaatgaagatacaacaaACACAAACGTAGAAGAAAAGATGACAACAGTTTTAAGGGGAAAGTTCATACAATTACGTACCAActtaaagaaattggagaggaTCATATACTAGCTAGTTAGTACTACACTTGAaaattctagaacaaaaaaagacaaagttaTACCCAAAAGGagtaaatggtaaaaaaaaaaaaataactaaactcaggactgaaatcagtaaaacagaaacaataaaacaactcaaagaatcaatgaaacaaaagagttggttcattgagaaaatcagtaagactgCCAGACCATTAACCAAATTAcctagaaggcagagagaaaagatccaaagaagcaaaattaaagataaaaggaagacataaccacagacaccaaggaaatccagagaatcattaggacataagaaaaaaacaggctggagaaatggctaatcagtggttaagagcactgattgctcttcaagaggtcctgagttcaaatcccagcaactacatggtggctcacaaccatgggatatgatgccctcttctggtgtgtctgaagacagctacaatgtactcatatacataaaataaataaaatatttttaaaaaaagaaaagaaaaaacatgtacTCCactaaattagaaaatctaaaagaagtgAGTGATTTTTCAAATACAaactacttaccaaagttaaaacaagacCAAATAAGTCATGTAAACTAACCTCTAACTCCTAGTAgtgaaatagaatcaataatttaaaatcttcCAACAATAAAAAGTCCAAGGCCaaatggttttagcacagaattatactagactttCAAAGCAGAGCTCATGCAAATACTACTCAAATTACTGTTCAAAACAgacacagaagaaacactacctgtcttagggttttattgttgtgaaagagataccatgaacaaggcaatAGTTATATaggcaagcatttaattggggctggcttacagtttccaaggtttagtcaattatcatcatggcaggaagcatggcagcatgcaggcagacagggtgctgaAGGAGCCAAGAGGTTTACATCTTGTTGGGAAGGCAGCCAGAAAGAGTCTCTGATTCTACACTGGGTGCAGCTTCATCATAGGAGATCACAAAACCCACTTACacggtgacacacttcttccaacaaggctggAACCTcatccaataaggccatacctcctaatagtgccactctctatgacCAAGTATTGaaatacatgaatctatgggggccaaaacTATTCAAAACACCATACATGGAAGCTGAGCGGTCTAATTCCTTTGATGA includes:
- the LOC116101894 gene encoding zinc finger protein 60-like gives rise to the protein MAVKEETDRLSPDLESDYKAQKISPDNHIYTINLPKQTIKQISETFELKGSSFSNGHNCSTFKGLQGCQEGDADQKITNKEKMPPYTCHTLTHSIENAYECKECGKYFSCGSTLTQHQSIHTGEKPYECQECGKAFRLPQQLTRHHKAHSGERPFECNECGKSFKHDSSLVQHRIIHAGVKPYECNECGKAFNRRSNFMRHQKIHSAKKPLQCKECGNAFTLLAQLITQPQNIHNGKKSFECKQCGNIFSGGSYRMQHQSIHTSEKAFGCHICGKAFRLQVYLSEHQKTHTDEKPFKCKLCGSVFRRKYHLTEHQRIHTDVKLYQCKECGKFFSRRSNFTEHLSIHTNVKPFKCTLCGSAFRLQSLLSQHQRIHTDVKPYQCKECGKFFRRRSNFTEHLSIHTNVKPFKCKLCGSAFRLQSLLSQHQRIHTGEKPYQCKECGKFFRRSSNFTEHRSIHTNLKPFKCKLCGSAFRLQSLLSQHQRIHTDVKPYQCKECGKFFRRRSNFTEHQSIHTNLKPFKCKLCGSAFRLQSLLSQHQRIHTGEKPYQCKDCGKFFRRSSNFTEHQSIHTGKKPFDCKKCGKVFRLNIHLIRHQRFHNGETVKSVERPFILRAIK